ATGCACCGAGTCCCCAGGCGCTCAGGCACGGCAGGAGCAGCCTCAGGTCGAGGACCGGAGGCTGCTGCCGCTCGGGAGTCACACGGTGACCTTGGGCGAGAGCTGCGCATAGATCTTGTCCCCGATGCCACTGACCTCACCGAGCTCCTCGACGGCGGTGAACTGCCCGTGCTCGGTGCGCCAGTCGAGGATCCGCTGCGCGAGCACCGGCCCGACGCCGGGCAGCGTCTCGAGGGTGGCCAGGTCGGCCGTGTTGAGGTTGACCAGCTCCGCAGCGGCGCCGCCCGCGCCTGCGTCACCCACCCCTGCGCCACCCGCCCCTGCAGCCCCCGCGCCGCCCGATGCTGCTCCGGTGCCCGCCCCGGGCGCCCCCACGACCCGCTCCCCCGGCGCGGGCACGACGACCTGCTCACCGTCGACGAGTGGCCGGGCCAGGTTGACGCCCGTCAGGTCGGCCTCGGAGGTTGCGCCACCCGCCTGATCGAGCGCGTCGTCCACCCGCGAGCCCGCAGGCAACGTCACGACCCCCGGGCGCTCGACCTCCCCGACGATGTGGACCGTCACGCGCGCCGCCGCCCCCGTCGTCGCCGCCCCCTTCGTCCCTGCCCCCGTCGCCGCGTCGCTCGCCGTGCCACGTGTCGCTGCGTCCCCCACCGGTGTCGGCGTCGCCCCGGGGAGCGCGCCGCCGCTGGGACCACCGACGTCGCTCGCTCGACCCGTCGCCACCGGCTGCGGGGCGGCGTCCTGCCGTGCCATGACGTACCGCCCGCCGAGCAGCGCCACGGCGAGCGCGACGACCAGCGCCACACCGATGATCGCCTGCCGGCTCACGGCGTAGCGGCCGGTGGCGAGCGTCGAGGGCAGCTCGAGCGGCCGCGGGTGATGGGCCTCGTCGAGGATCTCGGTCACCCGGAGGGAGGGTTCGCTGGCGCGGCTCATGGCAGCGACGCTAGGCAGCCCCACAGGTCGGCGGCGGCTGCCGGGCTCCGGTGTGGATCGCCACGGTGACCCGGGCGCGGCTGTGGATCGTCAGTCGGCGATGCGCGGGACCATGGCGACGCCGATCGTCCCGAGACCGACGTGCGAGGCGACCGTCGCGCTCAGCCGGGTGGTCTCCACCTTGGTGCTCAGGGCATCGGCCAGGGTGCGCGCCAGGCCCTGCGCCCGCTCGCCCGCGTCGACGTGCTGCACGGCGATGTCGACGCCCCCTGCCCACTCGGGCAGGTTGTCGTGGTTCTCCACGGTGAGGGCCTGCAGCCGGGCGATCGCCTTGCTGGCCGTGCGCACCCGCTCCAGCGGCTCGACCTGGCCGTCCTGCACGTGCAGGACCGGCTTGACCGCGAGGGCCGACCCGAGCAGTGCCGCGGCGCCGCCGATGCGACCGCCTCTGCGCAACCGCTCGAGACTGTGCACGAGCAGCCGCACCGAGGACGCGTCCAGGCGCCGCTCCAGGCGCTCCAGCACGTCGTCGACATCGCGCCCGGCCGCTGCATCCCGACTGGCCGACACGGCGGCGAATCCGACCGCCATCCCGATCGTCCGCGAGTCGACGACGTGCACCGGCACCGGCGACTCCAGTGCCGCCGAGCGCGCGGAGTCGGCCGTCCCCGACATCGCGGCGCTCAGGTGCACGGAGATGATCGCGTCGGCTCCCCCCTTCGCCGCCTGCTCGTAGGCCCGCAGGAAGCTGACGGGAGCCGGTCGCGAGGTGGAGATGTCGACCTTGCGGCGCAGCGCGTCGACGACCCAGTCGGTGCCCACGTCGTCACCCTCGACCTGCTCCTGCCCGTCGACGACGAGGTGGAGGGGCACGACGACGATCCCGTGCTCGGTGCGCAGCTCGTGCGGCAGCGAGGCGGTCGAGTCGGTGACGACGGCGATATTCACAAGGAGAGCGTATCGAGACCGCGGCAGCCGGGCACGAGACGTCCGCGGATAGCCTGACGAACATGTCCACGACACCGCGCCTGCCGTATCTCGACAAGACCGTGCCAGAGGCGTGGAAGGCGCTCAACGCCCTCGCGCTCAAGGTCGCCGCCGCGGCCGAGGCCGCCGGCCTGGAGCGCGAGACGATCGAGCTGATGAATGTGCGGATCTCGCAGCTCAACGGCTGCTCGTACTGCCTCGACATGCACACCCGCCTGGCCATCGAGGCCGGCGCGACGGTCCAGCGCATCGCCCAGCTGCCGGCATGGCGCGAGTCCGCCGTCTTCGACAGCGTGGAGTGCGCAGTCCTCGACGTCGCCGAGGTGACGACGACGCTCCCCGACCCGCAGGCGCGCGGCGAGGCGCTCGCCGCGGCCCGGCAGCTGCTCGGTGACGAGACCTTCGCGGCCGTCGAGTGGGCGGCCGTGACGATGAATGCCTTCAACCGGGTGTCGATCCTCAGCGAGCACCCGGTGCGCCTGCGGTCGTGACGACCCCGCCGTCACGACCCCAGGCAGTGACCCTCAGGCCGTGACGATGTTGACCAGCTTGGGTGCGCGCACGATGACCTTGCGCACGCCGCCCTCGATCGCGGCCTTGATCTTGTCGCGGTCGAGCGCCAGGGCCTCGAGGTCGGCCTCGCTGATGTCGGCCGGGACCTCGACGCGGTCGCGCACCTTGCCCTTGATCTGGATGACGCAGGTGACGCTCGACTCGACCATCTTGCTCGGGTCGGCGACGGGGAAGGGCTCGGCGCTCAGCGAGT
The genomic region above belongs to Janibacter limosus and contains:
- a CDS encoding ComEA family DNA-binding protein, with translation MSRASEPSLRVTEILDEAHHPRPLELPSTLATGRYAVSRQAIIGVALVVALAVALLGGRYVMARQDAAPQPVATGRASDVGGPSGGALPGATPTPVGDAATRGTASDAATGAGTKGAATTGAAARVTVHIVGEVERPGVVTLPAGSRVDDALDQAGGATSEADLTGVNLARPLVDGEQVVVPAPGERVVGAPGAGTGAASGGAGAAGAGGAGVGDAGAGGAAAELVNLNTADLATLETLPGVGPVLAQRILDWRTEHGQFTAVEELGEVSGIGDKIYAQLSPKVTV
- a CDS encoding DegV family protein, with translation MNIAVVTDSTASLPHELRTEHGIVVVPLHLVVDGQEQVEGDDVGTDWVVDALRRKVDISTSRPAPVSFLRAYEQAAKGGADAIISVHLSAAMSGTADSARSAALESPVPVHVVDSRTIGMAVGFAAVSASRDAAAGRDVDDVLERLERRLDASSVRLLVHSLERLRRGGRIGGAAALLGSALAVKPVLHVQDGQVEPLERVRTASKAIARLQALTVENHDNLPEWAGGVDIAVQHVDAGERAQGLARTLADALSTKVETTRLSATVASHVGLGTIGVAMVPRIAD
- a CDS encoding carboxymuconolactone decarboxylase family protein, whose protein sequence is MSTTPRLPYLDKTVPEAWKALNALALKVAAAAEAAGLERETIELMNVRISQLNGCSYCLDMHTRLAIEAGATVQRIAQLPAWRESAVFDSVECAVLDVAEVTTTLPDPQARGEALAAARQLLGDETFAAVEWAAVTMNAFNRVSILSEHPVRLRS